From Halomarina ordinaria:
GCGAGCGACTTCGACCACGCGCGCACGGCCCTCGCCCCGGCGGCCGAGTACGCCGACCTCGCCGAGGAGTGGGCGGCGACCCGCGAGCGCTATCGCGACGCGCGACGGGCGGTCATCCGGGAGAAGCGGGCGGCCGAGGACCGCGTCGCGGACCTCGAACGCCTCCGACGGCTGGCCGCGGCGGACCCCGACGCACCCGTCGAGGTCCTGCATGACCCGGTCGCTGCCTACGACGACGCCGTCCGTACCGCGTTCGAGCGCTTCACCGACGAGGCGAGCGCCCGGGCGGTCCTCGCGTTCGTCGAGCGGACGCGGGCGTATCCACTGGTTCCGTTCGACCCGCCGCCCGAGCGACTGCGCGCGTTCGTCGCGGACGCGCCCGTCGGCGAGGAGCCGCTCGATACGCTGCTCGCGTACGCCGACTACTCGACGTCGAAACTCGACCACTACGTCGCGGACCCCCGGGAACTGAAGGCGGCGGTGTCGACCAACCGGACGTACCTCGACCGCCTCGATGCAACCCCGCTGACCGTCGGGTGGCCACCGCCATCGGCGGCGACCCTCCGCTGGCGGACGCGCGAACTGGTACCGGTCGTCGCGCGCTTCGCCGACGCCGACGTGGTCGCCCGACTGCGGGCGGTCCGGTCGCTCACTCGGCGCGAGGACTACGGGTCGCTCCGCGAGAGCGCCGTCGCCCGGTCGGAACTCACCGACGCCGACCGCGAGCGACTGGCCGACGTCGACGTCGAACACGCCCTGGCGCAGGAACGCGCCGAGCGCGACCGCCTGGCCGACGCGCTCGCGACGCACCCGCCGCTCGACGACGTCGCGTCGCCGGCGTGAACAGGGGAGCGCGCCGCTTGAGGTCTAAAAGACGCCGGCGGACGGAGTGGTTCGATGGCACACGATTACCCGGGGGAGTCAATGACCGGGGACCGCTCCGCCGTGGACGCGCTACTGCTCCGAAGACCATGCGGGGACCTGGGAGCGCTCACGTCCTGACTGTGGCGTCGATTATCGGTTACGCGCCACGTCCGCCGACATCCATCGAATCGAAGCCGCGGATAAAAGGACTTGCGTATAAGTACTTAGTGCCAACGACGGGAGGGAAAACCGTCGCAGTCCATCGAATTTTGCTATCGCGGTATGGTATTTATCGCGTCCGGCTCGTATCTTCCCCGCATCGCCGTGGATTCGTCGTGAGACGGAGCGTCGGTTACGCCGCGGCGAGGAGCGCGTCGTGCATCTCGTCCGCGAGTCGCCGTGCGCGCTCTTCGGTTCGCGCCTCGGCGTAGACGCGGACGACGGGTTCGGTGCCGCTCGGACGGACGAGCACCCAGGCGTCGCCGTAGTCGAGGCGGTGGCCGTCGGTCGTGTCGAGGCCGGCGTCGCTCTCGCGGGCGGTCGCCTCGGCGGCCGCGATGAGCGCCTCGCGCTCGGCGTCGTCGTCGTAGGCGAGGTTCACGCGGACGTTGTGGTACCCGCTGTGGTCTGCGGCGAGGCCGCTCGCGCTCCGGTCGGCGAGCAGTTCGCAGAACCGCGCGGCGGTGTAGGCACCGTCGCGCGCCAGGCGGTAGTCGGGGAAGAGGACGCCGCCGTTGCCCTCGCCGGCGACGGGGACGGTGACGCCGGCGCGCTGGAGCGCGCGGATGCGGGTGATGATGTTCGTGCTCCCGATGGGGGTGAGTTCGAGGTCGGCCCCGGCGGCGTTCACCACGTCGACGAGACGCTGGGAGACGTTGACGGCGGAGACGGTGGTATCGCCGGCGGTCAACTCGGCGGCGGCGAGCGCCGCGAGCGCCGCGTCCCCCTCGACGTGGTCGCCGTACTCGTCGACGAAGATGGCGCGGTCGGCGTCCCCGTCGTGGGCGATACCGAGGTCGGCGCCCGTCGCGCGGACGAGGCGGCGGAGGTCGCCGAGGTTCCGCTCGATGGGTTCGGGGTCGCGCCCGGGGAAGTGACCGTCCGGCTGGCCGTTGACGGTGACGACGCGACAGCCGAGTTCGCGAAAGAGCGTCGGACTGGTGAGCGCGCCCGCGCCGTGGCCGGGGTCGAGCGCGACCGTCAGGTCGGCGCTCGCGATGCGGTCGCCGTCGACGGCCGCGAGTACCTCGTCGATGTACGTCCGGTCGGCTCCCTCGACGCGTCGGCTGGTCCCCGTCTCGTCCCACGGGACGGTGGCGAAGCGCTCGGCCAGCAGGCGGTCTTCGACGCGTTCGAGGCCCTCCCGGGCGAGTTCGACGCCGTCGCGTCCGACGAGTTTCACGCCGTTGTACTCCGGCGGGTTGTGACTCGCCGTCACCATCAGCCCGGCTATCCCCTCGCGCTCGGCGTAGGCCTGGAGCGCGGGTGTCGGGAGGACGCCGACGCGGTCGACGTCGCACCCGACGCTCGCCAGCCCCGAGGCGGCGGCGTCGGCGAACATCCGGCCCGTCGCGCGCGTGTCGCGCCCGAGCGCCACGCGCGTCCGACCGTCCCGTCCCTCCCCGAACACCGAACCGGCGGCCATCGCCACCCGCCCGACGAACGCGGGCGTCAGCTCCTCGTTGGCGACGCCGCGAACGCCGCTGGAGCCAAATATCTTCATCACCAGTCTCTCGACCGGGCACTCTCAAAGGGGTTGCGAAGGACCGGCAGGGTTCCCGACCCGTTCGCGCTCACCGGTCAGACGCCGGCCGTCTCCGCACCGTCGAGCACCCGCCCGAAGGCGGCGAGCGCCGCCGCCGTCGTCTCGGCGTCGTGGCCCGCCGCCACCCGGACCGCCCCGCGCACGCCGAAGAACCGCCCGGGGACGACGAGGACGCCCGCCTCCCAGGCGGCGGCGCTCAGCACGTCCCCGTCGACGTCGGCGTGCCAGACCAGTCCGTAGGGACAGCCCGCCGGGACGTCGCCGACGACGTCGGTCCGTCCGGCGAGGAACTCGCTCAGCAGTTCGTGGTTGGCCGCCAGTCGTTCGCGGGAGCGCTCGGCGAGCGCGTCGGCGTGGTGGAGTGTCCGCCGGGCCAGCGCGCGACTCGGGTCGGCGACGACCGGCAGGTGCCAGGCGACGCGGTCCAGTCGCTCGACGAACGCGCCCTCGCCGACGAGCCACCCGATGCGCAGGCCCCCGAGGCCGTGGAACTTCGTGAGCGACGAGGCGACGACCGTGTTCGGGAGGCCGGCGGCCGTCACGCCGCCGAAGGCGCTTCCGTCCCCGGAGCGCGCCTCCAGCACGTAGGGGGCATACACCTCGTCGACGAGGAGCGTCGCGTCCACCTCGCCGACGGCCTCGGCGGCCGCCGCCAGCGTCTCGCGGTCGGCGAGCGCGCCGGTCGGGTTGTGGCGGTTCGTGCAGACGACGAGGTCCGTCTCCGGGGTGAGGGCGTCCCGGAGTCGTCCGGGGTCAAGGCGGCCGCCCGGCGCGCGGCTGAACCGGTCGACGCTCGCGCCGAAACCCGCTGGCGTGGCGGCCTGCGGTTCGTACCCCGGTGATTCGACCAGCACGTGCGGGTCGTCGCTCGCGGCGCAGGCCGCCATCGCCGCGAGGAGGTTCGCGTGGCTCGCACCGGCCGTCACGTGGACGTCCGTCGGGTCGGCGTCGTAGACGGTCGCCACCTGGCTTTCGAGCGTCGTCCCCGGCGGGGGGTCCTCGCGGTCGGCGAGGGCGGGGGGGACGACCCTGCCGTCGCCCGCGCGGCGGAGGTCGCTCGACCCGAGGTCGTGGTCGGCCGCCTCGGGCCGGCCGGCGATCCATTCGAGGTAGGCGATGGGCTCGAACACGGTGGCCGTCAGTTCGGGGTCGGCATGTGCCTGCTGGTCGGCCCGTGGCGACACGCTTTCGGCGCTGGCCCGCCCTCGCCCGGTATGGACGAGGACATCGATATCGACGAGAAGCGCGTCTACGCCGCCAAGGGGGACCGGACCGTCGTCTTCGTCGCCACCGACGCCGGCCTCGCACGCGTCTCCGTCTCCGGCGACCTCGTCGGCGAGTTCGGTCTCGACCACCGCGGGGACGTCGCCGACGTCGCCACCCGGGACGGTGCACTCGCCGTCGCCGGGGAGGAAGACGTCCTCGTCGGCGACGCGTTCGCTCCCACCGGCTTCGGCCCCGCCGACGCCGTCGGCTTCGACCGCAACGGCCACCTCGTCGCCGCCGGCGAGGGGCGGGTCGCCCGCCTCGCTTCCGACGGCTGGACGACGCTCGCGGCGGTCGAGGACGTTCGCGCCGTCGACGGCGACCTCCTCGCCGCCCGCGACGGGGTGTTCCGCCTCGACGGGGCGCACGTCGGCCTCGCGGACGTCCGGGACGTCGCGGCCGCGGGCGTCCCGCTCGCCGCCACCGACGAGGGGTTGTACCGCCTCGGCAACGGCTGGATGGACGTCCTCGACGGCGCGTTCCGCGTCGTCGCGTGCGAGGGGGCGGCACCCGACGCCCGCGCGCACGCCGCCGGCGAGGCCCTCTACGAGCGTCGAGAGGACGCGTGGAAGGCGGTCTCGCTCCCGACGGACGACCCCGTCGCCGCCGTCGGCTACGGCGAGTCCACCTACCTCGTCACGGCCTCGGGGACGTTCCTCGTGCGCGGTGAGGAGGGGTGGCGGAGTCGGTCGCTCGGGGTGCCGGGCGTGCGCGCGCTGGCGGTGCTCTGAGGGCGAACGAAAACGGGTTTTACCACGCGCCGTCGAGTGGCGCACATGATACTGCCCGGGTCGGCGTCGCAGTCGCTCGCGGCGTCGCTCGCCGTCGAACTCGACGCGGAGGTGGGGCCGGTCGAGTACGACCGGTTCCCCGACGGCGAACTCATCGTCCGCGCGCCGGCGAGCGGCGAGCACTGCGTCGTCGTCGCCTCGACGGTCGACAGCGACGCCCACGTCCAGTTGCTCCAGCTACAGGACGTCGCCAGCCAGCACTTCGAGCGGGTGACGACGGTCCTCCCGTACTTCGGCTACGCTCGTCAGGACCGCGCGTTCTCCGAGGGCGACCCCGTCTCGGCGCGCGCGGTGGCGCGGGCCATCTCGACGGGCACCGACCGCGTCGTCACGGTGACACCCCACGAGGCGGCAGTGTGTGACTTCTTCGACGTCCCCACGACGGCCGTGGACGCCACGCCGCTGCTCGCGGACCCCCTGCCCGACGGGCTCTCCGAACCGCTCTTCCTCGCCCCGGACGAGAGCGCGACGCCCCACGCGGAGGCGGTGCGCGACGCCTACCGTTCGGGGACGGTCGACTACTTCGAGAAGGAACGGGACTACGATACCGGCGAGGTGACGCTCACCCCCAGCGAGACGAGCGCGGCCGACCGCGACGTGGTCGTCGTCGACGACATCATCGCCACCGGGTCGACCATGGCGGGCGCCATCGACCACCTCCGGGGGGACGGCGCGACCCGGGTCTACGCCACCTGCGTCCACCCGATGCTCGCGGCCAACGCCCGCGTGAAACTCGCACGCGCCGGCGTCGAGGCCGTCTACGGCACCGACACCATCGAACGCGGCGAGAGCGCCGTCAGCGTCGCCCCCGTCGTCGCGGACGCGCTGTAACGCGGCTCCGACTCCTTCGGTCGACCACCCACGAGGAACCCGACCACTGCCCAGGGGTTTTGGCTGGCCTAAAAACCGACAGGCTTATCTGTTTTAGGTAGGCCTAAACATTCGATGGCATGCGAGCGAACCCAGACCCGGGGGCGCGATGCGAGCGCGTGAGTGGACCGTCGCCTCGCTGTACTACGGTCCCGAGGACTTCGACATCCCGCCCCTGCCGCGCTGGCGCGAGGCCCGCGACGAGCGCGGCCGACTGACCCTCTCGGCCGACGGCCGGGACGAACCGTTCATCACCTGTGAGGTGCCCGTCAAGGTCCGTCGCTAACGTCGGTCCGGCCCCCTTTCTCCCCGTCCGTTACCGTCGCCGAGGCCCCCGGCAGGTAGCCCTCGCGCCCGCGGGCCATCTGCAGGCCGAGGAAACAGAGACCGAGACCACCACCGAGGCCGAGTATCGCCGAGACGGTGTCCCCGACGCGCGCCTCGGTCGCGCTCGTGACGACTCACGCGATACCCACCGCGACTGTCCCGAGGCCCTGCAGTTCCCACCACGCGCGGCCGGCGAACCGAGTCGCGTCGCGCGCACCGATTCCGAGGACGAGGACGCCAACGAGGACGAGCAGGCAGACGGTCCAGTAGGCGGGAAGCGGCACCTCGCCGAACGCGTTCGCCACGACCTGCACCCCGAACGCGGCGCCGACGAGGAGGTGCCACCGTCTGCTGTACTGCATCACTCCCTGTCTACCGAGAAGAACGAACAACGCTAGGGGTCGCTCAGTCCGAGGGCTCCGGCGTCGCCAGCGGTTCGACGGCGATGGTCATCTCGACCCCCTCGACGTCCCACTCGCGGCGGTGGCCGTCGCTCACGTCGCCGAACTCGGCGGCGCGCACCTCGCGGGCGATGAGGTCCTCGTGGGCGGCGACGAGGTCGGCCACCCGGTCGTCGGCGACGTCGAGGTCGACACGGACCCGCGCGTCGAGGTCCAGGTCGAGGTCCTTTCGCATCTCCTGGACGCGGCGGATGACCTCCCGGGCGTACCCCTCGCTCTCGATGTCCTCGGTGAGACTGGTGTC
This genomic window contains:
- a CDS encoding DUF7118 family protein, translated to MSERDPVADLTAAAEALSATRERVAEVGTDRLETVADAHGDLLALLDRHEEDATGYGEFGKYIEFQEALAERLDALPEDVPASDAFDAADEALQKRTLSASDFDHARTALAPAAEYADLAEEWAATRERYRDARRAVIREKRAAEDRVADLERLRRLAAADPDAPVEVLHDPVAAYDDAVRTAFERFTDEASARAVLAFVERTRAYPLVPFDPPPERLRAFVADAPVGEEPLDTLLAYADYSTSKLDHYVADPRELKAAVSTNRTYLDRLDATPLTVGWPPPSAATLRWRTRELVPVVARFADADVVARLRAVRSLTRREDYGSLRESAVARSELTDADRERLADVDVEHALAQERAERDRLADALATHPPLDDVASPA
- the glmM gene encoding phosphoglucosamine mutase is translated as MKIFGSSGVRGVANEELTPAFVGRVAMAAGSVFGEGRDGRTRVALGRDTRATGRMFADAAASGLASVGCDVDRVGVLPTPALQAYAEREGIAGLMVTASHNPPEYNGVKLVGRDGVELAREGLERVEDRLLAERFATVPWDETGTSRRVEGADRTYIDEVLAAVDGDRIASADLTVALDPGHGAGALTSPTLFRELGCRVVTVNGQPDGHFPGRDPEPIERNLGDLRRLVRATGADLGIAHDGDADRAIFVDEYGDHVEGDAALAALAAAELTAGDTTVSAVNVSQRLVDVVNAAGADLELTPIGSTNIITRIRALQRAGVTVPVAGEGNGGVLFPDYRLARDGAYTAARFCELLADRSASGLAADHSGYHNVRVNLAYDDDAEREALIAAAEATARESDAGLDTTDGHRLDYGDAWVLVRPSGTEPVVRVYAEARTEERARRLADEMHDALLAAA
- a CDS encoding HVO_0234 family beta-propeller protein; its protein translation is MDEDIDIDEKRVYAAKGDRTVVFVATDAGLARVSVSGDLVGEFGLDHRGDVADVATRDGALAVAGEEDVLVGDAFAPTGFGPADAVGFDRNGHLVAAGEGRVARLASDGWTTLAAVEDVRAVDGDLLAARDGVFRLDGAHVGLADVRDVAAAGVPLAATDEGLYRLGNGWMDVLDGAFRVVACEGAAPDARAHAAGEALYERREDAWKAVSLPTDDPVAAVGYGESTYLVTASGTFLVRGEEGWRSRSLGVPGVRALAVL
- the prs gene encoding ribose-phosphate diphosphokinase, coding for MILPGSASQSLAASLAVELDAEVGPVEYDRFPDGELIVRAPASGEHCVVVASTVDSDAHVQLLQLQDVASQHFERVTTVLPYFGYARQDRAFSEGDPVSARAVARAISTGTDRVVTVTPHEAAVCDFFDVPTTAVDATPLLADPLPDGLSEPLFLAPDESATPHAEAVRDAYRSGTVDYFEKERDYDTGEVTLTPSETSAADRDVVVVDDIIATGSTMAGAIDHLRGDGATRVYATCVHPMLAANARVKLARAGVEAVYGTDTIERGESAVSVAPVVADAL
- a CDS encoding pyridoxal phosphate-dependent aminotransferase, whose product is MSPRADQQAHADPELTATVFEPIAYLEWIAGRPEAADHDLGSSDLRRAGDGRVVPPALADREDPPPGTTLESQVATVYDADPTDVHVTAGASHANLLAAMAACAASDDPHVLVESPGYEPQAATPAGFGASVDRFSRAPGGRLDPGRLRDALTPETDLVVCTNRHNPTGALADRETLAAAAEAVGEVDATLLVDEVYAPYVLEARSGDGSAFGGVTAAGLPNTVVASSLTKFHGLGGLRIGWLVGEGAFVERLDRVAWHLPVVADPSRALARRTLHHADALAERSRERLAANHELLSEFLAGRTDVVGDVPAGCPYGLVWHADVDGDVLSAAAWEAGVLVVPGRFFGVRGAVRVAAGHDAETTAAALAAFGRVLDGAETAGV